A single window of Rhodamnia argentea isolate NSW1041297 chromosome 5, ASM2092103v1, whole genome shotgun sequence DNA harbors:
- the LOC115753953 gene encoding protein UXT homolog isoform X1 — MDNYRQDKLHKFEEFVDRRLKPDLVHAISERDKVFEQQKTFSDLRKHIENLQKNSVTSLKTLVNLGSEVYMQAEVPDTQRICVDVGLGFHVEFSWSEALNYILLKEEKLARQIEEYTHQIASIKAQIKMVCEGIRELLQLPAELTLQEPIL, encoded by the exons ATGGACAACTACCGCCAAGATAAATTACATAAATTTGAGGAGTTTGTTGATCGACGTCTGAAACCAGATCTTGTTCATGCCATATCCGAGAG GGATAAGGTTTTCGAGCAACAGAAGACTTT CTCAGATTTACGAAAACACATTGAGAATCTTCAGAAGAATAGCGTAACTAGTCTCAAGACATTGGTCAACCTTGGTTCTGAGGTGTACATGCAGGCAGAGGT GCCAGATACACAACGCATTTGTGTAGATGTTGGACTAGGGTTTCATGTGGAGTTTTCATGGTCCGAAGCTCTGAATTACATATTACTAAAGGAAGAGAAGTTAGCCAG GCAAATAGAAGAGTACACTCATCAGATTGCATCAATTAAGGCACAGATAAAGATG GTCTGTGAGGGAATCAGGGAGTTGCTTCAACTTCCTGCCGAATTGACCCTACAGGAGCCCATACTCTGA
- the LOC115750926 gene encoding probable protein S-acyltransferase 22: MRKHGWQLPYHPLQVVAVAVFMALGFAFYVFFAPFVGKKMFQYIVMGIYTPLITCVFGLYIWCAAADPADPGVFKSKKYLNVLDNGKHARQKDSKLGGESTSSIHDANNTAAGGKSLDKDVESVAAKESTAEAERNSAPSKHTTCCALALLPCALMCKCFSSNEESSEKHLSEDGMFYCSLCEVEVFKYSKHCRVCDKCVDRFDHHCRWLNNCIGRKNYKQFFTLMVSALLLLILQWSTGMLVLVCCFLEKKRFMVDISTKLGSSFSLVPFVIVVVVCTILALIATLPLAQLFFFHILLIKKGISTYDYIIALREQDQEQQGVGHQSAQMSPASSLTGLSSASSFTTFHRGAWCTPPRLFLEDQFDVVPPDTGSVSSLGKKTVGEDLPKKKNPGAVKISPWTLARLNAEEVSKAAAEARKRSKILQPVVRRESPFGLEADRNFGSSSRRMIPRPDNNRKRPSKRVRLPADLPMEPITNLSLKSAEKGIPETSTSLAPLQLEARSAFQTSRAMSGSNEIVGSSPESSLESPDIHPFRVSSSGPEEGRQPTGLTAGTAALRGLPLSRSTSDGYEASGGEDSDRVPSRFVQRSANWSNLLLGFDQDQRVARLKASSSSSSQVDHRKL; this comes from the exons ATGAGAAAGCATGGATGGCAGCTTCCTTACCACCCTCTGCAG GTGGTGGCAGTTGCTGTGTTTATGGCATTGGGGTTTGCCTTCTATGTGTTCTTTGCCCCCTTCGTTGGGAAGAAGATGTTTCAGTACATTGTGATGGGCATCTACACTCCTCTT ATTACATGTGTTTTCGGCCTGTACATTTGGTGTGCGGCAGCTGATCCTGCAGACCCAGGGGTTTTTAAGTCTAAAAAGTATCTCAACGTTTTAGATAATGGAAAGCATGCCCGACAAAAGGATTCTAAACTAGGAGGTGAATCAACTTCATCTATACATGATGCCAATAACACAGCAGCTGGAGGCAAATCTCTTGACAAGGATGTAGAGAGCGTGGCAGCAAAGGAGTCCACTGCTGAAGCTGAGAGGAACAGCGCACCATCAAAGCATACCACTTGTTGTGCATTAGCATTGCTTCCCTGCGCTTTAATGTGCAAGTGCTTTAGCTCGAATGAAGAATCTTCTGAGAAACATCTAAGTGAAGATGGCATGTTCTATTGCAGCTTGTGTGAAGTTGAG GTTTTCAAGTACAGCAAGCATTGTAGAGTTTGTGACAAATGTGTTGATAGATTCGATCATCACTGCAGG tGGCTGAATAATTGTATTGGTAGAAAGAACTACAAGCAGTTTTTCACTCTTATGGTATCTGCTCTTCTCTTG CTTATTCTGCAATGGTCCACGGGTATGCTCGTGCTTGTATGCTGTTTTCTCGAGAAGAAGCGATTTATGGTGGATATTTCAACCAAATTGGGGAGCAGTTTTTCTTTAGTGCCCTTTGTGATTGTGGTG GTGGTGTGCACCATCCTGGCGCTGATTGCCACCTTACCACTAGCTcagcttttcttcttccatATACTTCTCATAAAGAAG GGAATTAGCACTTATGATTACATCATAGCTCTGAGGGAGCAAGACCAAGAGCAACAAGGAGTAGGCCATCAAAGTGCACAAATGTCTCCTGCCAGCTCACTTACTGGATTGAGCAGTGCGAGCTCTTTCACAACCTTCCACCGAGGTGCATGGTGCACGCCGCCGCGATTGTTCCTTGAAGATCAG TTTGATGTTGTGCCTCCGGACACTGGATCCGTTAGTTCTTTGGGCAAGAAGACAGTGGGAGAGGAtctgccaaagaaaaagaaccctGGAGCAGTGAAAATCAGTCCATGGACACTTGCTCGCTTAAATGCAGAAGAGGTATCGAAAGCTGCTGCAGAGGCTAGAAAAAGATCTAAAATACTCCAACCTGTCGTGAGACGAGAATCCCCATTTGGCCTTGAAGCTGACAGGAACTTTGGAAGCAGTAGCCGACGGATGATACCAAGGCCTGATAATAATAGGAAACGGCCGAGTAAGCGGGTGAGGCTCCCCGCCGACTTGCCCATGGAGCCAATCACGAATCTCTCACTGAAAAGCGCAGAAAAAGGTATCCCTGAGACATCAACAAGCTTGGCTCCTCTTCAGCTCGAGGCTCGGAGTGCTTTCCAAACAAGTCGGGCCATGTCTGGCTCCAACGAAATCGTGGGGTCCTCCCCAGAAAGCAGCCTGGAATCTCCTGACATCCACCCTTTCCGAGTCTCCTCCTCAGGGCCTGAAGAGGGTCGGCAGCCGACTGGACTAACTGCTGGTACGGCTGCACTGAGAGGATTACCGCTCTCGAGATCAACCAGCGATGGGTATGAAGCATCAGGTGGGGAAGATAGCGACAGGGTTCCTTCTAGGTTTGTTCAGAGGTCAGCAAACTGGAGTAATCTTCTATTGGGGTTCGATCAAGATCAGAGGGTCGCAAGATTGAAAGcgtcatcgtcgtcgtcttctcaGGTCGATCACAGAAAGCTTTGA
- the LOC115753953 gene encoding protein UXT homolog isoform X2, translating to MPYPRGIRFSSNRRLCIPFSDLRKHIENLQKNSVTSLKTLVNLGSEVYMQAEVPDTQRICVDVGLGFHVEFSWSEALNYILLKEEKLARQIEEYTHQIASIKAQIKMVCEGIRELLQLPAELTLQEPIL from the exons ATGCCATATCCGAGAG GGATAAGGTTTTCGAGCAACAGAAGACTTTGTATCCCTTT CTCAGATTTACGAAAACACATTGAGAATCTTCAGAAGAATAGCGTAACTAGTCTCAAGACATTGGTCAACCTTGGTTCTGAGGTGTACATGCAGGCAGAGGT GCCAGATACACAACGCATTTGTGTAGATGTTGGACTAGGGTTTCATGTGGAGTTTTCATGGTCCGAAGCTCTGAATTACATATTACTAAAGGAAGAGAAGTTAGCCAG GCAAATAGAAGAGTACACTCATCAGATTGCATCAATTAAGGCACAGATAAAGATG GTCTGTGAGGGAATCAGGGAGTTGCTTCAACTTCCTGCCGAATTGACCCTACAGGAGCCCATACTCTGA
- the LOC115753532 gene encoding uncharacterized protein LOC115753532 — translation MATPPPPPPAADFCTVISESRRILKAHSRHFLALSVLFLLPISFSLAVYPTLQRLLLDSSSSSNPYHAQTLLRHSLLLLNQPPQQQRSGVDPRSVLLSVGYTSFLTLLSIFAAGSITYSVVQGFYGRPVKLLSAIKSIGTSFFPLLSTLICTQAITSSMVIVSGILGILILKGAELVVGHEISYSSTFFLGLVASIVVVLVLVLAYLQVQWVLANVIVVAESGYWFLPLRRSAYLVKGMRSVALSVTLFFGILSGILVWTSTLSTSESVIDGNEWKRWHFVVQIVATSSSLMMLMLLSLAANVVLYMYCKAMHGELAMEIAEEFARDYVSLPFDEGKVPHVVSVAYA, via the coding sequence ATGGCGACgccaccacccccacccccgGCGGCTGACTTCTGCACCGTGATCTCCGAATCGCGACGCATACTCAAGGCCCACTCCCGCCACTTCCTCGCCCTCTCCGTGCTCTTCCTCCTCCCTATCTCCTTCTCCCTCGCCGTCTACCCCACTCTCCAGCGCCTCCTCctcgactcctcctcctcctcgaacCCTTATCACGCCCAGACCCTCCTCAGGcactccctcctcctcctcaatcAACCGCCGCAACAGCAACGGAGCGGCGTCGACCCGAGGAGCGTGCTCCTCAGCGTCGGGTACACCTCCTTCCTCACGCTTCTGTCTATCTTCGCCGCGGGCTCCATCACCTACAGCGTCGTCCAGGGGTTCTACGGCCGGCCGGTCAAGCTCCTCTCGGCGATCAAGTCCATAGGAACATCCTTCTTCCCTCTCTTATCTACGCTTATCTGCACCCAAGCTATCACCTCCTCGATGGTAATCGTTTCTGGAATCTTAGGGATCTTAATCCTCAAAGGGGCTGAACTTGTTGTCGGTCATGAAATCAGTTATTCCTCGACCTTCTTTCTCGGATTAGTAGCGTCGATCGTGGTGGTTCTAGTGTTGGTATTGGCGTATTTGCAAGTGCAGTGGGTTTTGGCGAACGTGATCGTGGTGGCTGAATCGGGCTACTGGTTCCTTCCGCTGAGGCGGAGCGCTTACTTGGTGAAGGGAATGAGAAGCGTGGCATTGTCGGTGACGCTGTTCTTCGGAATTCTGTCGGGGATTCTGGTGTGGACTAGTACTCTGTCGACTTCCGAGTCAGTGATTGATGGGAATGAATGGAAACGCTGGCATTTCGTGGTCCAAATCGTGGCGACGTCGAGCTCCCTCATGATGCTGATGCTGCTCAGTCTGGCCGCGAACGTTGTGCTGTACATGTATTGCAAGGCTATGCACGGGGAGCTGGCCATGGAGATTGCCGAGGAGTTCGCCAGGGACTATGTCAGCCTGCCCTTCGATGAAGGGAAGGTCCCTCACGTGGTTTCCGTCGCGTATGCTTGA